A single window of Haemorhous mexicanus isolate bHaeMex1 chromosome 28, bHaeMex1.pri, whole genome shotgun sequence DNA harbors:
- the PRR15L gene encoding proline-rich protein 15-like protein: MADGHGWWKLTFLRKRQAAPTVLYESPEGPAAPGGDSAEGTGPEGTPGFAARLEKIVDKSTKGKHVKVSHSGRFKEKKKVRATLAEHPNLCGAGEREEK, from the coding sequence ATGGCCGACGGGCACGGCTGGTGGAAGCTGACGTTCCTGCGGAAGCGCCAGGCAGCGCCCACGGTGCTGTACGAGAGCCCCGAGGGGCCCGCGGCGCCGGGCGGGGACAGCGCGGAGGGGACCGGCCCCGAGGGGACGCCCGGCTTCGCCGCCCGCCTGGAGAAGATCGTGGACAAGAGCACCAAGGGCAAACACGTCAAGGTCTCGCACTCCGGGCGCttcaaggagaagaagaaagtgaGGGCGACGCTGGCCGAGCATCCCAACCTGTGCGGGGCCGGCGAGCGCGAGGAGAAGTGA